The following are encoded in a window of Novosphingobium sp. THN1 genomic DNA:
- a CDS encoding alpha/beta fold hydrolase, with amino-acid sequence MQLLGPSSNTFISQRLRLHYVDWGNTDKPPLLLVHGGRDHCRSWDWTAEALREDWHIIAMDHRGHGDSQWTEDGNYRTMDLVYDVAQLIHQLDLAPVTIVSHSWGANTSLRYAGLFPENVRKIVAIEGLFPTPEREAMMKNVPFARRVRDFIGEKRKAAGRLPRRYPTLEDAYARMKGENPYLTDEQARHLTRHGINRNEDGTFSWKFDPHLNVDGAPYDITAEQRNELWSAITCPTLLLNGADSWAGNPIENGMIAPFRNAEVIEFENAGHWLHHDQFDKFIATLKDFL; translated from the coding sequence ATGCAGTTACTCGGTCCCAGCTCGAACACCTTCATCTCGCAGCGCCTGCGGCTCCACTATGTGGACTGGGGCAACACGGACAAGCCGCCGCTGCTGCTGGTCCATGGCGGGCGCGACCATTGCCGTTCGTGGGACTGGACCGCCGAGGCCTTGCGCGAGGACTGGCACATCATCGCCATGGACCACCGCGGCCATGGCGACAGCCAGTGGACCGAGGACGGCAACTATCGCACGATGGACCTCGTCTATGACGTCGCGCAGCTGATCCACCAGCTCGACCTTGCGCCGGTGACTATCGTCTCGCATTCGTGGGGCGCCAACACCAGCCTGCGCTATGCCGGGCTGTTTCCGGAAAACGTGCGTAAGATCGTGGCGATCGAGGGGCTGTTCCCGACGCCCGAGCGCGAAGCGATGATGAAGAACGTGCCGTTTGCGCGGCGCGTGCGCGATTTCATCGGCGAAAAGCGCAAGGCCGCCGGACGCCTGCCGCGCCGCTATCCGACGCTTGAAGATGCCTATGCGCGCATGAAGGGCGAGAACCCCTACCTGACCGACGAGCAGGCGCGGCACCTGACCCGCCACGGCATCAACCGCAACGAGGATGGCACCTTCAGCTGGAAGTTCGACCCGCACCTGAACGTCGACGGCGCGCCCTATGATATCACGGCGGAGCAGCGCAACGAGCTGTGGAGCGCGATCACCTGCCCGACGCTGCTGCTGAACGGCGCGGATTCGTGGGCTGGCAATCCTATCGAGAACGGCATGATCGCGCCGTTCCGCAATGCCGAGGTGATCGAGTTCGAGAACGCCGGGCACTGGCTGCACCATGACCAGTTCGACAAGTTCATCGCGACGCTGAAGGACTTCCTCTGA